From Candidatus Bathyarchaeota archaeon, a single genomic window includes:
- a CDS encoding amidohydrolase — MSPEHRVAILGGTLIDGTGRPPIQDCSIILEGERIVASGRRGEVEVPRDAEIIDASGGTVLPGFIDAHTHFLWMGIGMVRFVDMSSALSLSEALTQVEARLRETPKGEWVLGRGWDESKWPERRYITKEDIDPFSPHHPVMLTRVDGHLVTLNSKALELAGITRDTPDPPGGRIDRDPAGEPTGILRDARHLVERVIPPPTMETALEGLRRACDLALRLGCTGIHDAGLDSFGLEAYQTALEKGILKVRAYLMVRGETAKAAEDLGLRTGFGSDFLRLGSVKLIMDGSLGARTAALFEPYQDDPSTKGLLVSRPEDLEEEARRAHRRGFQVAIHAIGDRGIEHSINIIEEVLRGSPRRDHRHRIEHCEVMTTNQIERLRQLGIIASMQPNFVGEWSGPGGMYEARLGAERLRMNNPYRALLDEGIHVAFGSDCMPFNPIYGLWSALNHPIKESRIGLEEAVRCYTLEAAYASFMEGLTGSIEPGKLADIVILDEDLTRIKSERIREVKVRMTIVNGKILYSKD; from the coding sequence TTGTCTCCTGAACATCGAGTAGCCATTCTTGGGGGCACCCTGATAGACGGCACAGGCCGCCCCCCAATACAGGACTGCTCCATAATCCTGGAAGGCGAGAGGATAGTCGCCTCTGGGAGGAGGGGCGAGGTGGAGGTTCCAAGGGATGCGGAGATAATTGATGCGTCCGGCGGGACTGTCCTGCCGGGCTTCATCGACGCCCACACCCACTTCCTCTGGATGGGGATCGGGATGGTCAGGTTCGTGGACATGAGCTCAGCCCTCTCCCTCTCAGAGGCCCTCACCCAGGTAGAGGCGAGGCTCAGGGAGACCCCTAAAGGTGAATGGGTCCTCGGGAGGGGGTGGGATGAGAGCAAGTGGCCTGAGAGGCGCTACATAACCAAGGAGGATATAGACCCCTTCTCCCCCCACCATCCAGTGATGCTCACAAGGGTGGACGGCCACCTGGTCACCCTGAACTCCAAGGCCCTCGAACTCGCCGGGATAACCAGGGATACCCCAGACCCACCCGGGGGTAGGATAGACAGAGACCCCGCAGGTGAGCCCACGGGCATCCTACGAGACGCCCGCCACCTCGTCGAGAGGGTCATACCTCCCCCCACCATGGAGACCGCATTGGAGGGGTTGAGGAGGGCCTGTGACCTAGCCCTGAGGCTGGGGTGCACGGGGATTCATGACGCGGGCCTAGACTCCTTCGGCCTTGAAGCTTACCAGACAGCCCTGGAGAAGGGGATCCTTAAGGTGAGGGCATACCTCATGGTTAGGGGCGAGACCGCAAAAGCGGCAGAGGATCTCGGCCTTAGAACGGGCTTCGGATCGGACTTCCTGAGGCTTGGATCGGTGAAGCTCATAATGGACGGATCCCTAGGCGCCCGAACCGCAGCCCTATTCGAGCCCTACCAAGACGATCCATCAACCAAAGGATTGCTTGTCTCGAGGCCTGAAGACCTTGAGGAGGAGGCGAGGAGGGCCCACAGGAGGGGCTTCCAAGTCGCCATCCACGCCATAGGGGACAGGGGGATAGAGCACTCGATAAACATCATAGAGGAGGTCCTCAGGGGCTCCCCGAGGAGGGATCACCGCCACAGGATAGAGCACTGCGAGGTGATGACCACAAACCAGATAGAGAGGCTCAGACAGCTCGGCATAATAGCCTCCATGCAGCCCAACTTCGTGGGAGAGTGGAGCGGCCCAGGGGGGATGTACGAGGCCCGCCTAGGAGCCGAGAGGCTGAGGATGAACAACCCCTACAGGGCCCTCCTCGACGAGGGGATCCATGTAGCCTTTGGATCCGATTGCATGCCCTTCAACCCAATATACGGCCTCTGGTCCGCCCTCAACCATCCGATAAAGGAGAGCCGGATAGGGCTTGAGGAGGCGGTCAGGTGCTACACCTTGGAGGCTGCATACGCGTCCTTCATGGAGGGGCTAACGGGGAGCATAGAGCCGGGGAAGCTCGCAGACATAGTCATCTTAGATGAAGATCTCACCAGGATCAAGTCTGAAAGGATAAGGGAGGTGAAGGTGAGGATGACCATAGTCAACGGCAAGATCCTATACTCCAAGGATTAA